Within the Nodosilinea sp. E11 genome, the region TGCAGCGCTTGGTTGGGCAATGGGCCAGGTATCTACCACCTCATGGCCAGTTTGGTTTGTGGAAACATGGGCAGCAATATTGGCTTGTTCGCCCCAGCCGTAGTAACCACTGCTAGCTACCTTAATGTTGATGCCATCGATCAGGGTTTGACCTCCTGCTTTGTAGGCAATACCCCGATGGCTGCACTCCTGCCGCAGCTCCTGTAGGTCATGGACTGCCAACCCGTAGCGGGCACCTAGGCAGCAAAAAGCCCTCGGTACTGAGCCAAGGGCAGTAGTATAAAAACCACTGTAACCCAAGTATACTGACGGGTTTGCTCTAGCCGCGCATAAGAGCAAATATGCGCGGCTAAGGCTGTGATCCCTTCTGTGTAAGGGTTGTAGCTCTTTATGTCTTGGGGCAGTATTTGTTACCTCTTTACCAGCGACTCCCCAAAGCTGTTCCAGGCTGATACCTAATCTTAATGGCACTTATTCCTGCTTTGAAGATAAAAAAGTCTTTCGGCAGGCTGGTCATGCACTAGCCTAGCGAAAGGCTTAAGCGTTAAGCGAGGGTCAGCCTAGAACCTTAGATCAATGCCTGCGGGCAAAGCGCTAAGGTCGCCAAACAGCGGTTCTAGGCTAGGCATAGCAGCGTCAATCTGGTTCTGCCCAATGCCGCTTGAGATCGGCAGCGAGGCGGCAAAGTCTTGTAGTGCCGCAGCGAAGCTCTCGTCGGCCAGTAGTGACTCGACCTCCGCAGTGGCCTGGGGGGCGAGTATCAAGTGCCCTTTGTCTTTGCCACCAATGGCCGTGACTACCTCAATCAGCTAGAGACCAAAAGCGGCATTTGGTTCTGCGACCTGCGACGGCCCGAGAACCTGCGGCGGGCGATCGGCAGCTGGTATAGCCCCGCTGGGCTGGTAGATTCGCTGGTCAATGATTTAGAGGCTGCCAGCGATCGCCTCGAAGCTGAGCCTTTTACCTACGATGCTGACTCGTGCCCAGCTCAAGGAGCTGCGGGCCGCACTGGATGGGGCGGGCTATTCGGAAACGATGCTGCGATCGGCCTGGCGCGATGCCACCAATGAAGACATTGCGGCGTCGATTGTGGGCTACATTCGGCAGGCGGCGCTGGGCGATGCGCTGGTGCCCTACGGGGAACGGGTCGATCGCGCTATGAAGACGATTTTGGCCAGCGAGCCCTGGACGGCACCGCAGCGGCAGTGGCTAGAGCGCATTGGCCAGCAGCTAAAGAAAGAAACGGTGGTGGATAAAGCCGCCCTTGACCAGGGACAGTTTAAGGCTCAGGGCGGCTTTAAGCGCATCGACAAGATGTTTAATAACCAGCTAGAAAACATCTTAGCCAAGCTCAATGGTTCTGTCCTAGTTGCTAAAATCATTAAGAAAGCTTATTAGTCTTAATATTTTAGGTTTATCTGACCTAATTCCGTCGGAATCCTTGCTGTGCCAAGCTCAAGAGCTGTTAGTACTGTCAGTGGATGATTGCTTGAGCCTTATGGAATTGAAGCGATAGAAAAGCCTATAACTATTGACTGACATAGCTTCTAGAAAGACTAGTCCTTGAGATGATGTATCACTTGGTCTTGATGGATACACTTTAGATAGAAATAAAAAAAAGTTATCTTTCAGGAGAAGCCGCTTTATGACAAGTACGAGCCGTAACCAATATCCATCTGGAACGCCTGATAAGAAGATTGTGATCCAGACCACCGATTTTCCTTCTGTCCAAGCCGAGCAGACCGAGGAAGCTGAAAAAAATCAAAGCAGTGCCCATACCGTAGCCAAAGCTGTTGGCGCAACCGGCGGTAGTGTTGCAGGCGCAGCAGTTGGCAAAATGGTCGCCGGTAAAATGGGTGCAGCCATTGGCGCTATAGGTGGCGCGATCGCAGGTGCAGCCATTGGTGATCAAGCCGCTACAGGCATGGATCACCAAGTAGAAAATGTGGCAGGTTCAATTAAAGAGGTAGCTGAAAGCGTTACCCACCAGGTTGAAGATACCCTTGATAGCGTTAAAGCCAAGATTGACGAAACCGATGTCAAAGGACTAGCTGAGTCTGCAAAGCATAAGATCGACGAAGCGGATGTCCGAGGTGTTAGTCAATCTATTCAAGGCAAAATTGATGAAGCAGATGTTCGTGGCGTGAGCCAGTCTGTAAAAGGCAAAATTGACGAAGCAGATGTTCGTGGTGTGAGCCAGTCTGTGAAAGGCAAAATTGATGAAGCAGATGTTCGCGGTGTGAGCCAGTCTGTAAAAGGCAAAATTGATGAAGCAGACGTCCGTGGGGTCACAGATTCTGCCAAAAGAACAATTGATGCTGATGTAAGACCCGCGATCAAAAACACCATCGCTCAGACATCTCTAAAAGCTCAAGGCGTTGCCGATAGTGCAACTCTAGGGGCAAAGAATTCTCTAGAGGAATCCTCCTCTAACAAGAATACGAAGCCAGCGGTTTGGACAGATCCTCTGATTGAGAAAAAGCTCCATGAGAATCAAGGAACGCTTTAGTTCTTCTGATGCTCAGTGACCCATAAAGATGGGGAGTACCTCTTTGGGTGCTCCCCATCTTTTGTATTTTTTCATTACTTAATTAGTACACCACTCCGGACAGTTGGAGGGGAACCCTGGTTTATCGCTGAGGAGCTTGATGGAATCTTCAAGGTACGGGATATGTCCTTAGTCCGTGAGGTAGACCTATCACAGGGACTCCTCGTTATTATCTGCATGAACGTTACCTCTGACATTGTCCAAAAGCTGTGGGGCCTGTGCCATGTGCTGCGCGACGACGGCATTAGCTACCTGCAATACGTCACCGAGCTGACCTACCTGCTGTTTCTCAAAATGATGCAGGAGACCGGGGCCGAAGAGACCCAGCTGCCAGAAGGGGAGCATGCCGCTGACCTACGGGCACTTTGCCGACTTTATGGCCTGCTGATTGGGCGATGTATACCGAGCTAGAGCGATCGCCGGTTAGAGTGCCCAGCGATCGTGTGGTCAGACTACTGGACGGGCGGAGCGGGCTGCTGGAGGTTGATAAACGGGACAGTTTCGCCCGTCACCTGAGGGAGAACCCCATTCCACTTTTCGATGGCACGTTGCTGGAGTAGTTCGGTGGAAATGGACTCTTGCTGAAGGCGGTTAGCTTCTGCCTGGGCGCGGGCGGTGGCGACCGTTGCCTCACCATTGGCCTTCGCCTTCTCTACTTCCTGTCGCGCCCGCTCAGCCTCCTGCTTGGCGGTGATGACAGAGTTGATGGCCGCCTGTAGCTCTGCGTCTGGGCGAAGGGAGACAAAGCTGATGGAGTGGACCTGGAAGCCGAGGGGATCTAGGTCGGACTGAATCTCTTTGAGGACGGTATCGAGGAACAGGCTTTTCTGCTCTCCATAGATTTCGATTGCTTTCATGGTGGAGCCGACTCGGTTGAAGGAGTCCTGCACCATACGCCTGACGTAGACATCCGCAATCATTTCAGGAGACTGGCGAAACTCAGAAAAGATTTGCTCAGCCTTGTCGGGGGCAAAGCTGTAGGAGATAGCCACGTCTGCCGTGAAGCTAGCGCCCTCAGATGAGTTGAGGGTAATCTGCTCATTCTGTTCAGGGTTGTCGCTGCGTTCCCAAACCAGGTTCTGGCGGTAGGTGGGGAAGTTGTAGATCTCCTCAGTCACCGGGTTGACCCCGTAGCGCCCCACCGCCAAGGTTTCCATCTGACCACGCTTGCCGCCTGCCTGGTAGACCTTTACACCAACATTGCCGGGAGGGACGGTAGCGCAGCCGCCGAGCAGGGTGGCAGAGAGAACGAGCGAGGTTACAAGGGTCTTGGTCTTCATTTGATTTCTGCCAAACCGTAAAGTATAGAGATTGTGCCTGCCAGCCCCAGGATGACTGAGGCTGGCAGGGCAAAAGGAACGTCAGCATTGAAAGCTTCTTTCGCCATTAGGAACAAGATGCCCCCGATCGCTAGCGGGAAAAAGACACTGAGCGTCTTCCGGATCATGGCTAAATAGGGTTCTGGATTTGTGGGATGGTCAGCAGTGCAAGCCTGTCCTCGGGGTTAGGTGGTCTAAGTATTCCCTGAGGTGTTCGATCGCTTCATTTCCTTGATGGCTCCGCGTGCGATCGCGACCATGATTCCGTTGATTCAGAGGACAGACCTTGATTAAGCAGCCAGTGGCTCTACAGATGTGAGATCGCCTCTACCTTCTCCTCCTCCGACACATCGAGGTAGCGCTGTAGCGCCGCCATCGACGACCACCCGCCCAGGTCTTGGATCGCCTTCAGCCGCACCCCCGCCTTATCCAACCGGGTCGCCCAGGTGCGCCGGTTGCTGTGGGTACTATAGCCACGCAGGCCCAGGCGGTCACACGCTTTGCGCAGCGCCAAATCACAGGCCTGCCGCGTAATCGGCTGCTCGCCACTCCGCCCCGGAAACAGATACCCGCTGCTGGGCAAATCCGCCGCCGCCAGTACCGCCTTGAGCTTGGGATGAATCGGTACTGCTCGCGTCCGCTTCGTCTTCGTCGTTGCCTTGCGCAGCACCAGCGTCTCCCCCACCACATCCTCCGCCCGCAGCTGCCGAGCCTCACTCACCCGGCAGCCGGTGTAGTAGCAAATGGAGAAGAGCGATCGCATTTTCGGGCTCAACTCCCCCATCACCTGCTCAAACTGATCCGCCGACCAAACGTCCGCCTGGTCGTGGCGATCGCGCTTCGGCACTGGCCTACCCTAAAAATGGATCCAAACTGGCCTCGAAAATCTTAACTTGCTCTTTTTGATATTTCAGCAAGTACAGTTTATCGGAGTAGCAAGGGTTTCGGCGAATCCATGCAAAACTAAGAGAGCTTATTGAGAATTAGAGCCTCTTGCTGAGAATTAGATGCTGCTCGGATTTTGGATCCAAATGCCTTGATGCTGCAACCGTGGCACCCGCCACTTGCCTAGTCTCAATCTCTGATTTGAAACATCAAGAGAGATCCTGCTTCGCCCTCTTAATCTCTGGCAGCTGACACTAAAAGTGGCACTGGTCTGTTAAGAGGAGATGCATCGAAACGCTCTTATGCAAAGGATTTCCTGAGTTGATAAGGGTCTAGAGTAGAGACCTATCGCCATAGCCGGAGTGGTGCGTTTCCTCAACCCCCAATGCGGTCTGACCCAGTTGTGAATGATCCGCTGCGCATCTAAGGCTCGTTGCAATGCCAGTATTCTAACTCTCACCGGTTAACGAACCAGTGCCGCATAGTATAGGAACAAAAGAGGCAGTAATGCCCCCAAAACTGCTAGATGGAATGAACTTGAAATTGGTGAACTGGATGCTTTGCTAAGTTCTTGTTTCATTGATTTATCTCCTAATGATTACCACCAGCGATGGTGGGTAAGTTATTTCTGCTGCCAACTGTAGGTAGCGCAATCATGGGTAAGTTTGCCCCGTTGCTAGGAGGCGAAGATGATGGGGTAGTGCTTGGGGGAATTTGCGCCGTTGGCGTTGTTGGAACTAGCGGAGCAGGTGTATGAGACGCCGGAACCATCTCAGGTTGTGAAGAGGAAAAGGGTATAGCTACCAGGTATCCAGAATCAGAGTTGGGCTCATTGGCCTGGGTAAACGGTCCCTGTTTTTGAGGTGCTACTGGATTCTGAATAGGAGCAATTTGAGGATAGGAGCTAGCTGAGGGTTGCGGTATATTTACTTGGGCCGTGTGTAAATTGACCCCTTGGCAGGCATCAGCAAATTGTCCAGAGAGAGTAGCATTTTGTAAAATATTGATGCACTGCTGAATGGTTACCAAATAGATATCGGTGCGAATTTTTGCCGACTCTAAAGATTCTCGTTCTACTCGAGCTTGCATCGCCTCTAACTGAGCGAGCCCAAGTTCGGAGCAGGTACCGGCATTCCTGCCGCCTAGAGGAACATTGAGGGTTACCATACCCCCATAAGAATTACTAGAGACTGAGTTGCTAGCCCCGCTACCGCTACCTAAACCTCCATAAAGAGAAAATCCTAAACCCGTCGTTGGACATTGGATGCCCGGACCAAATCCATAAAATGCATCATTGTTGTATTGGGTGTTGTGCTGCTGGTTAACCGTAGTACCAGCACTGCTAGAGGTCGCTCGCGCCGAACTGCCAGCGGTGCTGGTTTCGAGGGATTCTTGCCCTCCTAAACAGCTACCACCTGAGCAATTCGTGTTAGCGGTTTCATTAGCGATCGCTCCTGGGGCGAAGCTAAGTAACCCGATAACGAATAGTCCCTTGAGGAGTGAAGTGCGAGTAAACATAATTAAAAGCTGGCGAATACACTTAGGGATGTTGATCCACCCTGGGAAGTCGTATTAGTGCGGATTTCAGCAGTACGTGACTGAGTACCGGTCAGATCCTGAAGCATCAAGCTAAAGGGGGCATCTGGGTCACGAATTCCAAACGGGGTTGATGCCCCTAGCACTGATGGATCACTGAGGGGCTGCACATTTTCACCGTCAATTAAAAATCCCTGACTGGTACGAATATCCACCTCACTAGTTACGGAAATACTATTCGAACTTTGGGTCGCAAAGCCTACCGTAAAGCCTATGGACTGAGCTCGAACTGGGCATGGCAGGAGGCTCCATAAGCTACTGGCAGCCAACGCGATGGAAAGTATAGTCTGTGGTTTAAACATAGCTTTAAAGTAAAAATTAAACAGATGTAAACAGTGCGAAGGGACAGTCGTGACGCGATGCAATTGCCTACTGAAAAACTGAAAAACTGCGGGTAACCGTCTCAATGGTGGTATCTTGGCTGCTATGAATTAATCGATCAATACCAGGGGTAAAGGTATCTACCCCCAAGCTGAACTGCTCGGCTGGTTGAGCAATCACAAAGGTCGCTGAAGGAGTAATTTGGCCCCCTTGATCAACAACCGACACATTTTCTCCGGCCACTGCAAATCCGCTGGTGTTGTTGTAATAGGTTTCGGTCGTGGAAGAGGCGGTCTTTTGGGTGATACAGGATGAAGTGCGACTGTAGCCCATGCTGGAATCAAACATCTGGGCTTGAGTTGGGAGGAAATTGCCCATTAACGCGATCGAGCCGGTGGCTAAAAAGAACGTTGCTAGTAATGAGTGCATCTTTGCTGGCTCTTAATAAACAATAAAAAAACCAGGCTAGGGGCGATTATGTTCGAACACGCTGAAGGTGTAGCTCTGCGTCAAGGTAGCACTGGTGCCCTGACCACCAGGAGTAATCTGCCCATCTCCCCGCTGCGAGATACTCCCCGAAAGCCCGTCTGCATTACCCCCACTAGTAACGGAAACCGTAGAGTAAGCCGGTAACACTAAGTCAGATTCTGTGCTGAGAACTACGGGGGCTGTTAAGTCGCGTTCAAACGTGCTGAGGGAAAAATTAAATGCTTCCTTCTCTGCTCCTACTGTAAACTGGGCCGAGCTATTAAAACTATCGCCAATATTCAGCGGACCAGAAACTGAAAGACCGCTGCCTGAAACGGCAAATCCTTGGTGGCGAGAGGCCTCGGCGCTGCCGGAAGGCCCATCTACAGTTAACTGAATCTGAGTGGCACGGCTCTGGGTAAAACCTGCTTGCGCTTCAGGGGCTAATGTGACTAAGCTTGCTAAGGTCA harbors:
- a CDS encoding glycine zipper domain-containing protein, producing the protein MTSTSRNQYPSGTPDKKIVIQTTDFPSVQAEQTEEAEKNQSSAHTVAKAVGATGGSVAGAAVGKMVAGKMGAAIGAIGGAIAGAAIGDQAATGMDHQVENVAGSIKEVAESVTHQVEDTLDSVKAKIDETDVKGLAESAKHKIDEADVRGVSQSIQGKIDEADVRGVSQSVKGKIDEADVRGVSQSVKGKIDEADVRGVSQSVKGKIDEADVRGVTDSAKRTIDADVRPAIKNTIAQTSLKAQGVADSATLGAKNSLEESSSNKNTKPAVWTDPLIEKKLHENQGTL
- a CDS encoding SPFH domain-containing protein, whose protein sequence is MKTKTLVTSLVLSATLLGGCATVPPGNVGVKVYQAGGKRGQMETLAVGRYGVNPVTEEIYNFPTYRQNLVWERSDNPEQNEQITLNSSEGASFTADVAISYSFAPDKAEQIFSEFRQSPEMIADVYVRRMVQDSFNRVGSTMKAIEIYGEQKSLFLDTVLKEIQSDLDPLGFQVHSISFVSLRPDAELQAAINSVITAKQEAERARQEVEKAKANGEATVATARAQAEANRLQQESISTELLQQRAIEKWNGVLPQVTGETVPFINLQQPAPPVQ
- a CDS encoding site-specific integrase; this encodes MPKRDRHDQADVWSADQFEQVMGELSPKMRSLFSICYYTGCRVSEARQLRAEDVVGETLVLRKATTKTKRTRAVPIHPKLKAVLAAADLPSSGYLFPGRSGEQPITRQACDLALRKACDRLGLRGYSTHSNRRTWATRLDKAGVRLKAIQDLGGWSSMAALQRYLDVSEEEKVEAISHL